Proteins from one Hoplias malabaricus isolate fHopMal1 chromosome 2, fHopMal1.hap1, whole genome shotgun sequence genomic window:
- the LOC136675945 gene encoding ribosome-binding protein 1-like: protein MCFSIYTTNNAGKKVEECKREEQKVEEGKREEQKVEEGKREEQKVEEGKKDGQKAEKGKREEQKVEEGKREGQKVEEGKREGQKVEEGKKDGQKAEKGKREEQKAEEGKRELQKVEEGKREGQKVEEGKGVTEGGGGELQKVEEGKREGQKVEECKRDGQKAEKGKREEQKVEEGKKDGQKAEKGKREEQKAEEGKRELQKVEEGKREGQKVEEGKREGQKVEEGKREGQKVEEGKKDGQKAEKGKREEQKAEEGKREGQKAEEGKREGQKVEEGKRELQKVEKGKREGQKAEEGKKDGQKAEKGKREEQKAEEGKRELQKVEEGKREGQKVEEGKGVKEGGGG, encoded by the exons ATGTGTTTCTCAATCTACACTACGAACAATGCTGGAAAAAAGGtggaggagtgtaagagggaggaacagaaggtggaggagggtaagagggaggaacagaaggtggaggagggtaagagggaggaacagaaggtggaggagggtaagaaggATGGACAGAAGGCGGAGAAGGGTAAGAGGGAGGaacagaaggtggaggagggtaagagggagggacagaaagtggaggagggtaagagggagggacagaaggtggaggagggtaagaaggATGGACAGAAGGCGGAGAAGGGTAAGAGGGAGGAACAGAAGGCtgaggagggtaagagggagttacagaaggtggaggagggtaagagggagggacagaaggtggaggagggtaagGGAGTtacagaaggtggaggagg GGAGTtacagaaggtggaggagggtaagagggagggacagaaggtggaggagtgtaagagggaTGGACAGAAGGCAGAGAAGGGTAAGAGGGAGGaacagaaggtggaggagggtaagaaggATGGACAGAAGGCGGAGAAGGGTAAGAGGGAGGAACAGAAGGCtgaggagggtaagagggagttacagaaggtggaggagggtaagagggagggacagaaggtggaggagggtaagagggagggacagaaggtggaggagggtaagagggagggacagaaggtggaggagggtaagaaggATGGACAGAAGGCGGAGAAGGGTAAGAGGGAGGAACAGAAGGCtgaggagggtaagagggagggacagaaggcggaggagggtaagagggagggacagaaggtggaggagggtaagagggagttacagaaggtggagaagggtaagagggagggacagaaggcGGAGGAGGGTAAGAAGGATGGACAGAAGGCGGAGAAGGGTAAGAGGGAGGAACAGAAGGCtgaggagggtaagagggagttacagaaggtggaggagggtaagagggagggacagaaggtggaggagggtaagGGAGTTaaagaaggtggaggagggtaa